Part of the Anaerolineales bacterium genome, AGTGATTTCTGGACCTAGGCCAGATCGATCATTATGGACAAAATACCAAATATCATAATATTCTTGCCAGTAGGGAAGTGCACCATTAAAATCCTCGTCTATCTTATCAATAGCATCTTTTGCTGACATTTCATTAGGGGCATAGACCTGGTAAAGTTCCCGCCTCGACCTCAAATAGCCATCATTTTTCCTGTCGCCTGATCTTCCCCATGGTCGAACTCTCTGAAAATCGCCCGGGTATCTGCCTTCCATAATGTCCGCAAAGAAATTCTGGAATTCGGTTCCCTTGAGTTTCATAAACCGATTTTCAAACATGAGGTCATACCAGTGTTGTTCTGTTGGTTCCATTGCCCTACCCGTTTTACATCATAGAGTGGTCAGTGTTATTTGCTATTGGATGAGGTTCTTATCTGGTTTTTTAACGGAATGTCTTCTAACCATCTATCAACAGCCTCTTTTCTAAATCTCCAATGTTTGCCAACTTTTTGGCAAGGAATTTTTCCATCTTGCGCAAGCTTGTAGAGTGATGACAATGATATTCGCAAATATTGCGCCGCTTCTCCGATTGTCATTATTTCAGGCAAGCTATTTCGCATTATCACCTCTGCTAATCTTAAATTTTTCCTCCCGGCTAATTCAATATAGCAGATATTGCTGGAAATTGTCAATTGATTCTGGAGAATTCGTCGTTCTTACACCTATAAATTCGATTCTGACCTCAAAAGTTTTTACATCGATATATTAACCTGATTTCCTTCTTCATTTTCCATCCATCCTTGCCTCCGCCGTTCCTGTGATCTGATAGACCGCCGTAAACGGCAATATTCCAGGGATCAAAGAAGATAAATCCGCAGCCACGGAGACCGACACCACCTGTGTCGCTGCATCAACGCTGATCCCTGTCACTGCCACACCAATATGCCGGCTCCGCAGAAATGCCGAGTTCATCGAAGCGTAGGTCTGCGCCGTGCCATACACATCCGGCAGGAACTCGATCTCTCCCGTCTCCCGATATAACGCCACATTTATCCGGGAAGCAGCCGCGAGCGCAGCTGCGTCTGCGGCTTTTCCTACCTCCCCGCGCGCATAAACGATCCGCCCGATCTCAATCCCCACCGCAGTCAGAAGCAGCAAGCCGGTCAGGATGAGAGCGAAGAAAACGGTTGTCTGACCGCGCTCTCGCTTCATGGCCGCCATCCTTCCTGGCGGAACGTCGACTCCGCCGACACGGTCGTGAGAGGCCCAAGGCCGAAGCCGCTCCCTCCAGGGACAATCATGGGAATATGGGCTGTCACGCGGATGCGCACGGTCGTACCCACCACACCGCCAGGAGCAAGAACGGATACGGCTGCATCCCGGATGATCGGCTGGCCGGCCAGCGATGAACGAGCGGCCGAGACTGCTGCGCAGGGCGGACAGTCCTGGGCGACCGATCCCATGCGGGCAGCCTGCCGCGAGGCGTTCTCCACGATGGACAAGCCGTACAGGTACATCCCGAACTGGACCATCCCCAGGAACATGATGATGGCCGTTGTGACAACCAAGGCGAACTCTACGGAACTCTGCCCGCGTTCTTTTTGTTTGAACATGGATTGTCTCCTCGATAACTGCCGGCGGCCTTTGAGACCGCCGGCATCGAAGTGCTAACCACCGCCCATCAGGCTGGCGATGCGCTGGAACAGGGAGATCAGAGAGTCGCGGAAGATGGCGATCACGATCAGCACGGCCACGATCAGGCCGGCCAGGATGGTACCGAACTCCGCCGAGCCCTGGCCCTTCTCAGACTTGCGGAAGAAGGGGACGGGTGGGGTTTTGAACAGTTTTTTGGACATGGTTTCCTCCAAGGTGCAAACTAGGACATATTGAGACGATGGTTGTAGCTGGAGTGCGAAAGCACCTGCCGGGCTTCCACCCGGCCGT contains:
- a CDS encoding DNA-binding protein, encoding MRNSLPEIMTIGEAAQYLRISLSSLYKLAQDGKIPCQKVGKHWRFRKEAVDRWLEDIPLKNQIRTSSNSK